The DNA region ATAATCAACATCTTGTCTTAAAGTATGTAATTTCATTTCTCCTTCAGAATAACCTTCTGAACGAGCCATATCAACTCCGTTTAAACGTCCACTAACCATAGTTTTAATACCTTTGGCTCCAGCTTTCATAGCTAATCTAATAGCTATTTTTTGTGCTGAACGGAAGCTTTCACGATTTTCTAATTTTGCAGCAATCATTTCTGCTAATAATTTTGCATTTAAATCAGGTTTCTTTAATTCTAAAACTTGTAAATTAACATTTAAATGTCTATTTTTTACAAATTTTTGTAATTTTGTTGTTAATTCTTGGATATTTTTACCTTCTTGTCCTAAAACAGCAGCCGGTTTGACAGTGTGTATTAAAACAGTAACTTTATTATCCTTATTTCTTTTTACTTCTAATTTTCCAATTTGGTATTGACGTACTAATTTATCGAAGAATTTGTAAATTTTAGCGTCTTCAACTAAAAATTTACCAAAATTATCTTTGTCAGCAAATCATTTTGAATTGTGTT from Mycoplasmopsis canis PG 14 includes:
- the rpsC gene encoding 30S ribosomal protein S3; translation: MGQKVNPNGFRYGVSKEHNSKWFADKDNFGKFLVEDAKIYKFFDKLVRQYQIGKLEVKRNKDNKVTVLIHTVKPAAVLGQEGKNIQELTTKLQKFVKNRHLNVNLQVLELKKPDLNAKLLAEMIAAKLENRESFRSAQKIAIRLAMKAGAKGIKTMVSGRLNGVDMARSEGYSEGEMKLHTLRQDVDYATATARTTYGAIGIKVWVSLGEILGGDK